Proteins from a single region of Chryseobacterium sp. T16E-39:
- a CDS encoding WG repeat-containing protein has product MKNTMGLLSLFISIFVFSQTKSVKKYPTKKAVKTVVKKKVEPKVNPDLVVINEEVPVLIPQKKDGKFGYVNQKGKFIIQPEYHIAVFFAEDCNLLNSPNEKIRKFGTKEYATVEKDLISYRIDQSGKRVYQYKNPDLGKCKIEFKQQQYQAYILNGFYGIIEPSKFVNAADYRDYQIYPQYEYLHIMEGDDVSDPMIVASHNDRFGVIDVHNKIIIPFEYSNIKRNFSWKLGKMFEVTKDGTTYYYIDSKNKAY; this is encoded by the coding sequence ATGAAAAACACAATGGGGCTTTTGTCTCTCTTTATTTCGATTTTTGTTTTTTCACAGACCAAATCTGTGAAAAAATATCCTACTAAAAAGGCTGTGAAAACAGTTGTGAAAAAGAAAGTGGAACCTAAAGTCAATCCTGATCTGGTTGTGATTAATGAAGAAGTTCCTGTACTTATTCCTCAAAAAAAAGATGGGAAGTTTGGCTATGTCAACCAAAAAGGAAAGTTTATTATACAACCTGAATATCACATTGCTGTATTTTTTGCGGAAGATTGTAATTTGTTGAATTCTCCGAATGAGAAAATCAGGAAGTTTGGGACAAAAGAGTATGCTACTGTTGAAAAAGATTTAATTTCCTATAGAATAGATCAGTCAGGAAAAAGAGTTTACCAATACAAAAATCCTGATTTGGGAAAATGCAAGATCGAATTTAAACAACAGCAATATCAGGCTTATATTTTGAATGGTTTCTACGGAATTATTGAACCTTCAAAATTTGTAAATGCAGCTGATTACAGAGATTATCAGATTTATCCTCAATATGAATATCTGCATATCATGGAAGGAGATGATGTATCGGACCCTATGATCGTAGCATCTCATAATGATAGATTTGGTGTAATCGATGTACACAACAAGATCATTATCCCTTTCGAGTATTCCAATATCAAAAGAAACTTCAGCTGGAAGCTGGGGAAAATGTTTGAGGTGACGAAGGATGGGACTACTTACTATTATATTGATTCGAAGAATAAAGCGTATTAG
- a CDS encoding bifunctional aconitate hydratase 2/2-methylisocitrate dehydratase, whose protein sequence is MNIYKDYIKEIEERKNQGLHPKPIDGAELLSEIISQIKDSGNADRSDSLKFFIYNTLPGTTSAAGVKAKFLKEIILGESVVEEISPAYAFELLSHMKGGPSIEVLLDLALGNDISIAKEAANVLKTQVFLYEADTNRLKEAFNSGNEIAQEIVESYAKAEFFTKLPEVAEEIKVVTYIAGEGDISTDLLSPGNQAHSRSDRELHGKCMITPQAQEEIKALQAQHPDKSVMLIAEKGTMGVGSSRMSGVNNVALWTGKQASPYIPFVNIAPIVGGTNGISPIFLTTVDVTGGIGLDLKNWVKKLDENGNPIRNENGDIVLEEAYSVATGTVLTINTKTKKLYNGDQELIDISKAFTPQKVEFIKAGGSYAIVFGKKLQTFAAKLLGIEAPTVFAPSKEISHEGQGLTAVEKIFNRNAVGTAPGKVLHAGSDVRVEVNIVGSQDTTGLMTAQELESMAATVISPIVDGAYQSGCHTASVWDKKAQANIPKLMKFMNDFGLITARDPKGEYHAMTDVIHKVLNDITIDEWAIIIGGDSHTRMSKGVAFGADSGTVALALATGEASMPIPESVKVTFKGDMKEHMDFRDVVHATQAQMLKQFGGENVFQGRIIEVHIGTLPADQAFTFTDWTAEMKAKASINISEDNTLIESLEIAKGRIKIMIDKGMDNHNQVLQGLIDKANKRIAEIRSGEKPALTPDSNAKYYAEVVVDLDVIVEPMIADPDVNNDDVSKRYTHDTIRALSYYGGEKKVDLGFVGSCMVHKGDLKIVSQMLKNIERQQGKVEFNAPLVVAAPTYNIIDELKAEGDWEFLEKYSGFEFDDNAPKGEARVEYKNMMYLERPGCNLCMGNQEKAEKGDTVLATSTRLFQGRVVEDSERKKGESLLASTPVVVLSAIIGRIPNIEEYKAAVEGIDLTKFAPPIKELVQVGH, encoded by the coding sequence ATGAATATTTATAAGGATTACATTAAAGAGATTGAAGAAAGAAAAAACCAGGGGCTTCATCCAAAGCCAATTGATGGTGCTGAATTATTAAGTGAGATCATTTCACAAATTAAAGATTCAGGTAATGCAGACCGATCGGATTCTCTTAAATTCTTCATTTATAACACCCTGCCAGGAACAACAAGTGCAGCGGGTGTAAAAGCTAAATTTTTAAAAGAAATCATTCTGGGTGAATCTGTAGTAGAAGAAATATCTCCAGCTTATGCCTTTGAATTATTATCACACATGAAAGGAGGTCCTTCCATTGAAGTACTTCTTGATCTTGCTTTGGGTAATGATATTTCTATTGCTAAAGAAGCAGCCAATGTTCTTAAGACACAGGTTTTCCTTTATGAGGCGGATACTAATCGTTTAAAGGAAGCATTCAATAGCGGTAATGAAATCGCACAGGAAATTGTTGAAAGTTATGCAAAAGCTGAGTTCTTTACGAAACTTCCGGAAGTTGCTGAAGAAATCAAAGTGGTTACCTATATTGCTGGTGAGGGGGATATCTCAACCGATTTACTTTCTCCGGGTAATCAGGCTCACTCAAGATCAGACCGTGAGCTCCATGGAAAATGTATGATCACTCCTCAGGCTCAGGAAGAAATTAAAGCTCTTCAGGCACAACACCCTGACAAAAGTGTTATGCTTATTGCAGAAAAAGGCACAATGGGTGTAGGATCATCAAGAATGTCAGGGGTAAATAACGTGGCTTTATGGACTGGTAAGCAAGCAAGCCCATATATTCCTTTCGTAAATATAGCTCCAATTGTCGGAGGTACTAATGGTATTTCTCCGATTTTCCTTACGACAGTAGACGTTACCGGAGGTATTGGTCTTGACCTTAAAAACTGGGTGAAAAAGCTGGATGAAAATGGAAATCCTATCCGTAATGAAAACGGGGACATTGTTCTTGAGGAAGCTTATTCTGTTGCAACAGGAACCGTTCTTACGATTAATACAAAAACAAAGAAATTATATAATGGTGATCAGGAACTGATTGACATTTCTAAAGCATTTACTCCTCAAAAAGTAGAATTTATAAAAGCTGGTGGATCGTATGCCATTGTGTTTGGTAAAAAACTTCAAACATTTGCAGCAAAACTTTTAGGAATAGAAGCACCAACTGTTTTTGCTCCATCAAAAGAGATTTCTCATGAAGGGCAAGGCCTTACAGCGGTAGAGAAAATATTCAACAGAAATGCTGTTGGTACCGCACCAGGAAAAGTTTTACACGCAGGATCAGATGTTCGTGTGGAAGTTAATATCGTTGGCTCACAGGATACAACAGGTCTTATGACTGCTCAGGAACTTGAATCGATGGCTGCAACTGTGATTTCACCAATTGTGGACGGTGCTTATCAATCAGGTTGCCATACTGCTTCTGTATGGGATAAGAAAGCTCAGGCAAACATTCCAAAACTAATGAAGTTCATGAACGATTTCGGTTTGATCACTGCACGTGACCCGAAAGGTGAATATCACGCAATGACGGATGTTATTCACAAAGTTCTTAACGATATAACTATTGACGAATGGGCGATCATCATCGGTGGTGACTCTCATACAAGAATGTCTAAAGGAGTTGCTTTCGGAGCTGACTCGGGAACAGTTGCTCTTGCATTAGCTACAGGAGAGGCTTCAATGCCAATTCCTGAATCTGTGAAAGTAACGTTCAAAGGAGACATGAAAGAACACATGGATTTCCGTGATGTCGTTCATGCTACACAGGCTCAGATGCTTAAACAATTTGGTGGAGAGAATGTTTTCCAGGGTAGAATTATTGAGGTTCACATTGGAACACTTCCTGCTGACCAGGCATTTACATTCACTGACTGGACCGCGGAAATGAAGGCAAAAGCTTCTATCAATATCTCTGAGGATAATACTTTGATCGAATCACTGGAAATTGCAAAAGGAAGAATTAAAATTATGATTGACAAAGGAATGGATAATCATAATCAGGTTCTTCAGGGATTAATTGATAAAGCTAACAAAAGAATTGCTGAGATCAGATCAGGTGAAAAACCAGCTTTGACTCCGGATTCCAATGCGAAATATTATGCTGAAGTAGTTGTTGATCTTGATGTAATCGTAGAACCTATGATTGCAGATCCGGATGTAAATAATGATGATGTTTCAAAAAGATATACACACGATACCATCAGAGCTCTTTCTTATTATGGAGGTGAGAAAAAAGTAGATCTAGGTTTCGTTGGATCTTGTATGGTTCACAAAGGTGACTTGAAGATCGTTTCTCAAATGCTTAAAAACATTGAAAGACAACAAGGCAAAGTTGAGTTTAATGCACCACTTGTAGTGGCTGCACCTACTTACAACATCATCGATGAATTAAAAGCGGAAGGAGACTGGGAATTTTTAGAAAAATACTCCGGCTTTGAATTTGATGATAATGCTCCAAAAGGGGAAGCTCGTGTGGAATATAAAAACATGATGTACCTTGAGCGTCCTGGGTGTAACCTTTGTATGGGTAATCAGGAAAAAGCAGAAAAAGGAGATACTGTTCTGGCAACTTCTACCCGACTTTTCCAGGGAAGAGTGGTTGAAGATTCTGAACGTAAAAAAGGAGAATCTCTACTTGCTTCAACTCCGGTTGTCGTACTTTCTGCGATCATTGGAAGAATTCCTAACATTGAAGAATATAAAGCTGCAGTGGAAGGTATTGACCTTACTAAATTTGCTCCGCCTATTAAAGAGCTAGTTCAGGTTGGTCATTAA
- a CDS encoding aconitate hydratase, translating to MTFDIDMIKKVYERYPKRIAAARQIVGKPLTLSEKILYTHLWEGNATVAHERGNSYVDFAPDRVAMQDATAQMALLQFMQAGKAKVAVPSTAHADHLIQARVGAESDLQEGINKNSEVFNFLSSVCDKYGIGFWKPGAGIIHQVVLENYAFPGGMMIGTDSHTVNAGGLGMVAIGVGGADAVDVMAGMAWELKMPKLIGVKLTGKMSGWTSAKDVILKVAGILTVKGGTGCIVEYFGEGAVSLSATGKGTICNMGAEIGATTSTFGYDDSMRRYLAATGRQDVVDAADKIAEHLTGDAEVYANPEQYFDQVIEINLSELAPHLNGPFTPDLATPVSEFRAKAEANGWPLEVEWALIGSCTNSSYEDLSRAASIVEDAVAKGVKPKAILGINPGSEQVKFTAERDGFLNSFRKFENARIFTNACGPCIGQWDREGADKGEKNSIIHSFNRNFAKRADGNPNTHAFVASPEMVAAVAISGRLDFNPITDTLTAENGEQIKLDEPKGYELPAKGFAVDDNGYQAPSEDGSSVVVNVNPTSDRLQLLEEFPAWDGKNITGAKVLIKAFGKCTTDHISMAGPWLKYRGHLDNISNNMLIGAVNAYNMETNHVKNELTGEYGEVPAVQRAYKAAGIPSIVVGDQNYGEGSSREHAAMEPRHLGVKAVLVKSFARIHETNLKKQGMLGLTFANEADYDKILEDDTVNFLDLDQFAPGKQLTLEFVHADGTKDIVMANHTYNDQQIEWFKAGSALNLIKKQEN from the coding sequence ATGACTTTCGACATTGATATGATTAAAAAGGTGTACGAGCGTTACCCGAAAAGAATTGCTGCGGCAAGACAAATCGTGGGAAAACCTCTTACCCTGTCAGAAAAAATATTATACACTCACCTTTGGGAAGGAAATGCTACGGTAGCACATGAAAGAGGAAATTCTTATGTAGATTTCGCTCCGGACAGAGTAGCGATGCAGGATGCAACTGCGCAGATGGCACTTTTGCAATTTATGCAGGCTGGAAAAGCTAAAGTTGCTGTTCCTTCAACCGCTCATGCAGATCACCTGATCCAGGCAAGAGTAGGTGCAGAATCTGACTTACAGGAAGGAATCAACAAAAACTCTGAAGTTTTCAACTTCCTGAGCTCAGTTTGTGATAAATATGGAATCGGTTTCTGGAAACCGGGAGCTGGTATTATTCACCAGGTAGTATTAGAAAACTATGCATTCCCTGGAGGTATGATGATCGGTACCGATTCCCATACAGTAAACGCAGGCGGACTAGGTATGGTTGCTATCGGAGTGGGTGGCGCTGATGCTGTAGATGTAATGGCAGGAATGGCTTGGGAGCTTAAGATGCCTAAATTGATCGGTGTAAAATTAACCGGTAAAATGAGTGGCTGGACTTCTGCAAAAGATGTAATCTTAAAAGTTGCAGGAATCCTAACCGTAAAAGGAGGAACAGGATGTATCGTAGAATATTTCGGAGAAGGAGCAGTATCTCTTTCAGCAACTGGTAAAGGAACGATCTGTAACATGGGTGCTGAAATCGGGGCTACTACTTCGACTTTTGGATACGATGATTCCATGAGAAGATATTTAGCAGCTACAGGAAGACAGGATGTAGTAGACGCCGCTGATAAAATAGCAGAACACTTAACGGGTGATGCTGAAGTATATGCAAACCCTGAACAATATTTTGATCAGGTCATTGAAATCAACCTTTCCGAGTTGGCTCCACACTTAAATGGTCCTTTTACTCCGGATTTAGCAACTCCGGTTTCTGAATTCAGAGCTAAAGCTGAAGCTAACGGATGGCCATTAGAAGTTGAATGGGCTCTTATCGGTTCTTGTACCAACTCTTCTTATGAAGATTTATCAAGAGCAGCTTCTATTGTAGAAGATGCAGTAGCAAAAGGAGTAAAACCTAAAGCAATCTTAGGAATCAACCCTGGATCTGAGCAGGTAAAATTCACTGCAGAAAGAGACGGTTTCTTAAATTCTTTCAGAAAATTTGAAAATGCCAGAATCTTCACGAATGCTTGTGGACCTTGTATCGGGCAATGGGATAGAGAAGGCGCAGATAAAGGAGAGAAAAACTCTATTATCCACTCTTTCAACAGAAACTTTGCAAAAAGAGCAGATGGTAATCCAAATACTCATGCTTTTGTAGCTTCCCCAGAAATGGTAGCAGCAGTAGCAATTTCCGGAAGATTAGATTTTAACCCAATTACAGATACTTTAACTGCAGAAAACGGTGAACAAATAAAACTTGATGAACCAAAGGGATATGAATTACCGGCAAAAGGATTTGCAGTAGATGATAACGGATATCAAGCACCATCTGAAGACGGATCTTCAGTTGTAGTAAATGTAAATCCTACATCAGACAGACTACAGTTATTAGAAGAATTCCCTGCATGGGATGGAAAGAACATTACCGGAGCTAAAGTTTTAATTAAAGCTTTCGGAAAATGTACCACTGACCATATTTCTATGGCGGGACCATGGTTGAAATACAGAGGGCATCTTGACAATATTTCAAATAATATGTTGATCGGAGCTGTAAATGCTTATAATATGGAGACAAACCATGTTAAAAACGAATTAACTGGTGAATATGGTGAAGTTCCTGCTGTACAAAGAGCTTATAAAGCTGCAGGTATTCCTAGTATTGTTGTAGGAGACCAAAACTATGGTGAAGGTTCATCCAGAGAACACGCAGCAATGGAACCTAGACATCTTGGTGTAAAAGCCGTATTGGTAAAATCATTCGCAAGAATCCACGAAACCAACCTTAAAAAACAAGGGATGCTGGGATTAACTTTTGCTAATGAAGCTGATTATGATAAAATCTTAGAAGATGATACGGTTAACTTCTTAGACTTAGATCAGTTCGCTCCAGGAAAGCAGCTAACTTTAGAATTTGTACACGCTGATGGCACAAAAGATATCGTTATGGCTAACCATACTTACAATGATCAGCAGATCGAATGGTTTAAAGCTGGTTCTGCTCTTAATCTTATTAAGAAACAGGAAAACTAA
- a CDS encoding DUF5694 domain-containing protein — protein sequence MKTLIYCLLLCSYLNIQAQKKPSDYFQNPKTKVLVVGSFHFNYPNLDAHKIKKEDQIDVLSPKTAKEVTELVNYIKKFKPTKIAIEAEPEWNANQKLKEYNDGKYRDKRDERYQLAMRIANELKLNELFSVDASSILGDLMQQFGKTDSLYFKNLIKDYDYKSDDLISQQFTSFYDGSEPKNFKSLFETFKYLNSKEYHQYGYGAYLIGDFKLREYDGADVLAMNWYDRNLRIFRNIQKIPHNDEDRILVIVGNGHAAVLRQFLTYSPEYEFIEFSSLK from the coding sequence ATGAAAACATTGATTTACTGTTTATTGCTATGCTCCTATCTGAACATTCAGGCCCAGAAAAAGCCATCAGATTATTTTCAAAATCCTAAGACCAAAGTATTAGTAGTTGGTTCGTTTCATTTCAATTATCCCAACCTTGATGCTCATAAAATAAAAAAAGAAGATCAGATTGATGTACTGTCTCCTAAAACAGCAAAAGAGGTAACTGAACTCGTCAATTACATCAAAAAATTCAAACCTACAAAAATTGCCATCGAAGCTGAACCAGAGTGGAATGCTAATCAAAAATTGAAGGAATATAATGATGGTAAATACAGAGATAAAAGAGATGAGCGTTATCAACTTGCTATGCGGATTGCCAATGAACTTAAGCTCAATGAGCTTTTCAGTGTAGATGCTTCTTCCATATTAGGAGATCTTATGCAGCAATTTGGCAAGACAGATTCTCTTTATTTTAAAAATCTTATTAAAGATTATGACTATAAAAGTGATGATCTTATCTCACAACAGTTTACTTCTTTCTATGATGGTTCTGAGCCTAAAAATTTTAAGTCTCTTTTTGAAACTTTTAAATACCTGAACAGTAAGGAATATCATCAGTATGGATATGGCGCATATCTGATTGGAGATTTTAAACTAAGAGAATATGATGGAGCAGATGTATTAGCCATGAATTGGTATGACAGAAACCTGAGGATATTTCGTAATATCCAAAAGATCCCTCACAATGATGAAGATAGGATTCTTGTGATTGTTGGAAATGGTCATGCTGCTGTATTAAGACAATTTCTAACCTATTCTCCGGAATATGAATTTATAGAGTTTTCTTCCCTAAAATAG
- a CDS encoding TonB-dependent receptor plug domain-containing protein, with translation MRNFKHRSIITSATLISTFYYAQSDTIKSKKIDEVVLLGSRGSGRSLTDTPVPVDVINISKILKQSPVNNISQALNYIVPSFSSTSHTVNDGTDFVDPAQLRGLGPDQVLVLLNGKRRHQSSLINVTLTPGRGSVGTDLNAIPTFALDKIEVLRDGASAQYGSDAIAGVVNLGLKKRLGFSGQLFLGGYASPVTNNFSGGLDGETISLDLNYGFKLGKQGFFNITTSTQFRDPYSRAGVRNGDIYNAYNAINYRAAQDGVDIDGLYKNINNTPNSQQIINTIKQYATKVNYFSSQLQSDISNANSISTLQGLLSGDVTNSELAYRGLERKDFSIRAGQSKLQSAQIYYNSELPINDDWKIYSFGGYSYRSGNAGGFYRLPNTERNVNFITPNGYLPQIESTINDYSYAAGIKGKWNDWNIDLSNTFGKNTFDFGVVNTFNSSLVNNSPRTFKAGGSEFLQNTVNLDLSKKYDVLHGLNVAFGGEYRYENYKINAGKENSYASYDIYGNVVTTSTPKDELVNDFFGVTRPAGSQVFPGFSPDNAVSGNRNSVAGYLDVELEPTDWWLVEGALRFENYSDFGSTFNYKFATNVRLVDNFNWRGAISTGFRAPSLAQIYYSSTSTLIQQGNTTQVGTFRNNSEAAQALGIPKLKQETSQSYSTGITWKVPKLNLVVTADVYYIKIKDRVVLTDLFSRPEGTFTPGSDQAILQNAFDLARASSANFFANAIDSQTKGLDLTIAQTTKLGSGISLENNFGLNLNQTKRIGDIHASPKLVSQIDSYFSEPNRIYFEEAVPRVKATLSNALRFSAFNVLVRNSFFGKVTDADVLDANFDGVTGSQEHFVLNNRFVTDLSVGYDFSKNVSLTVGSNNIFNVMPSKNPLINSLTADNQFVYSRQVSQYGIGGRFLFARVEFKF, from the coding sequence ATGCGCAATTTCAAACATAGAAGTATTATCACTTCAGCAACACTTATTTCGACATTCTACTATGCACAGTCAGATACTATAAAATCTAAAAAAATAGATGAGGTTGTTCTGTTGGGATCAAGAGGATCCGGTAGATCATTAACAGATACTCCGGTTCCTGTGGATGTCATCAATATCTCAAAAATACTGAAACAAAGTCCTGTCAATAATATTAGTCAGGCACTTAATTATATTGTCCCTTCTTTTTCTTCGACATCACATACTGTAAATGATGGGACAGACTTTGTAGACCCTGCCCAATTAAGGGGATTAGGTCCTGACCAGGTTTTAGTTTTGCTGAATGGAAAAAGGAGACATCAGTCTTCACTGATCAATGTAACGCTTACTCCGGGAAGAGGCTCTGTAGGAACAGACCTTAATGCCATTCCTACGTTTGCTTTAGATAAAATTGAAGTTTTAAGAGATGGAGCTTCAGCACAATATGGATCTGACGCGATTGCCGGAGTAGTGAATTTAGGGCTTAAAAAGAGGCTGGGATTTTCAGGTCAGCTATTTCTAGGAGGATATGCCTCACCGGTTACAAATAATTTTTCTGGTGGACTGGATGGAGAAACCATTTCATTAGACCTTAATTATGGCTTTAAATTAGGAAAACAGGGGTTTTTTAATATCACCACCTCTACACAATTTCGCGATCCTTACTCGAGGGCTGGTGTGAGAAACGGAGATATTTATAATGCCTATAATGCGATCAATTACAGGGCAGCACAAGATGGAGTAGATATAGATGGATTGTATAAGAATATAAATAATACTCCAAATAGCCAGCAGATTATTAATACAATCAAGCAGTATGCAACAAAAGTAAATTATTTTTCATCCCAGTTGCAAAGTGACATTTCGAACGCAAATAGCATTTCAACATTACAGGGGTTACTAAGCGGAGATGTCACTAATAGTGAACTTGCTTATAGAGGGTTGGAACGAAAAGATTTCAGTATTAGAGCAGGACAGTCTAAACTTCAATCAGCACAAATCTATTACAATTCGGAACTTCCTATTAATGATGATTGGAAAATTTATTCTTTTGGTGGGTATAGCTATAGATCGGGAAATGCAGGAGGCTTTTACCGTTTACCCAATACAGAGAGAAATGTCAATTTTATTACTCCCAACGGATATTTGCCTCAGATCGAATCTACGATCAATGACTATTCTTATGCGGCGGGTATTAAAGGGAAATGGAATGATTGGAATATAGATTTGAGTAATACTTTTGGTAAGAATACATTTGATTTTGGTGTGGTGAATACATTCAATTCTTCTCTGGTAAACAATTCACCGCGCACCTTTAAAGCTGGTGGATCAGAATTTTTACAAAATACAGTTAACCTTGATCTATCGAAAAAATATGATGTACTACACGGGTTAAATGTAGCATTTGGAGGGGAATACCGTTATGAGAATTATAAAATAAATGCAGGTAAAGAAAACTCATATGCCTCTTATGATATTTATGGAAATGTGGTAACGACCAGCACCCCTAAAGATGAATTGGTAAATGACTTCTTTGGAGTTACAAGACCGGCAGGATCGCAGGTATTCCCTGGTTTCAGTCCTGATAATGCAGTTTCCGGGAATAGAAATAGTGTTGCAGGATATCTTGATGTTGAACTGGAGCCAACCGATTGGTGGTTGGTAGAAGGAGCGCTAAGGTTTGAAAACTATTCTGACTTTGGATCAACCTTCAATTATAAATTTGCGACCAATGTAAGGCTGGTTGATAATTTCAATTGGAGGGGTGCCATTTCTACTGGCTTCAGAGCTCCATCTTTGGCTCAGATCTACTACAGTTCGACTTCTACGCTGATCCAACAAGGAAATACTACTCAGGTAGGAACTTTTAGAAACAATTCTGAAGCAGCACAAGCTCTTGGAATCCCAAAATTAAAACAAGAGACATCACAATCTTATAGCACGGGGATTACCTGGAAAGTTCCAAAACTGAACCTGGTTGTTACTGCTGATGTATATTATATTAAAATTAAGGATAGAGTAGTATTGACGGATTTGTTTTCCCGTCCGGAAGGAACCTTTACTCCAGGATCTGATCAGGCAATTCTGCAAAATGCCTTTGATCTTGCAAGAGCAAGTTCAGCGAACTTTTTTGCCAATGCCATAGATTCACAGACCAAAGGATTAGATCTTACGATTGCTCAAACGACGAAACTAGGTTCGGGGATTAGTTTAGAAAATAATTTTGGATTGAATCTTAACCAAACTAAAAGAATTGGAGACATTCATGCTTCTCCTAAATTGGTAAGCCAGATAGACAGCTACTTTTCAGAGCCAAACAGGATTTATTTTGAAGAAGCGGTTCCTCGTGTAAAAGCGACTCTTTCAAATGCCCTGAGATTTTCTGCTTTCAATGTTTTGGTAAGAAACTCTTTCTTTGGTAAGGTAACAGATGCTGATGTACTGGATGCCAATTTTGATGGAGTGACTGGAAGTCAGGAACATTTTGTTTTGAATAACCGTTTTGTAACCGATCTTTCCGTGGGATATGATTTCAGTAAAAATGTTTCATTGACTGTAGGGAGTAATAATATATTCAATGTAATGCCTTCTAAAAACCCATTAATCAATTCTTTAACTGCGGATAATCAGTTTGTGTATTCCAGACAGGTATCGCAGTATGGTATTGGAGGAAGATTTTTATTTGCTAGGGTAGAGTTTAAATTCTAA